From the Euphorbia lathyris chromosome 6, ddEupLath1.1, whole genome shotgun sequence genome, one window contains:
- the LOC136233523 gene encoding uncharacterized protein, with translation MCSNTSLSSSGGGSGGDNEGYGGGDSIYSKKQRRQKVPKRGPGVAELEKILREQEKTPSMSSSSSYRLQSLALPSSSSSVSAVSPSPRGKSGVHMWNSNSNSNCDSRFQFSAFPQLNGSTSTSTTQLFHSSGSNLMNTTTRQHSPPSTKNLFPHPGNGMSSSLTTLSAGNCHGREPPSSQTSFRHSTLWPEEDKMVGEKRARPFSMEIPPVPPFRYHIPTFPAQMNRLDAPFSCDSRTLFNFEPTDHAMSRETRHTTYMEPNSKKPHIEHGETEGNFLIFPSPNFPSPNTPPSLIHTPNIFNPFPFQESNTELQHNWGISHQGGAITKKPFYSFLPPREKLGIAESLNTERVETRGDAIDLDLRL, from the exons ATGTGTAGCAATACGAGTCTGAGTAGCAGCGGCGGAGGGAGCGGCGGAGATAACGAAGGTTACGGTGGCGGAGATAGCATTTATTCTAAGAAACAACGGAGACAGAAAGTTCCGAAGAGAGGACCGGGAGTCGCCGAGCTAGAGAAGATACTGAGGGAACAAGAGAAGACACCGTCAATGTCGTCGAGTTCCAGTTACCGATTACAATCGCTTGCTCTTCCGTCGTCGAGTTCCAGTGTCTCCGCCGTATCTCCGTCTCCCAGGGGAAAAAGTGGAGTTCATATGTGgaattctaattctaattctaattgCGATTCTAGATTTCAATTTTCTGCATTTCCTCAATTGAATGGATCTACTTCTACTTCTACAACTCAATTGtttcattcatctggtagtaaTTTGATGAACACCACCACAAGACAACATTCACCACCTTCAACG AAAAATCTGTTTCCACATCCTGGTAATGGTATGTCATCATCTTTAACAACTCTATCTGCTGGGAATTGTCATGGTAGAGAGCCCCCTTCAAGCCAAACATCATTTCGTCACTCTACTCTATGGCCAGAAGAAGATAAG atgGTTGGTGAAAAGAGAGCAAGGCCATTTTCTATGGAAATCCCTCCTGTTCCTCCTTTCCGTTACCACATTCCTACATTTCCAGCTCAAATGAACAGATTAGATGCACCATTTTCATGTGATAGTCGGACCCTTTTCAATTTCGAACCAACCGATCACGCTATGTCCCG AGAAACGAGGCACACTACTTATATGGAACCCAACAGTAAAAAACCGCATATAGAACATGGAGAAACCGAGGGCAATTTCCTCATATTTCCTTCTCCGAATTTTCCTTCTCCAAATACTCCTCCGTCCCTAATTCATACTCCTAATATATTCAATCCGTTCCCTTTTCAA GAAAGCAATACGGAATTACAACATAATTGGGGGATTAGTCATCAAGGTGGAGCGATTACGAAGAAACCATTTTATAGCTTCTTACCTCCGAGGGAGAAATTGGGTATCGCGGAAAGCTTAAACACGGAACGAGTTGAAACGAGAGGAGATGCCATTGATCTTGATCTTAGACTCTAA
- the LOC136232039 gene encoding RING-H2 finger protein ATL40-like gives MGSEDDDDDKKFDRRILIASIFFFLTVAFLMFFLHFYFKYLSRRREVRRRAALNRLINRQIAPDVTDLNSSNEPPKTGLEPTVIDSLPAFKFKADHNQLQDGEITECSVCLGTIVEDAMVRVLPNCKHMFHNDCIDAWFRSNVTCPICRTVAVPTVEPAEKKVGDGEVQPSAPPLDENTSQSGGGSGFLFGSFRWMVGRERSSTVRSCEDEVIGDQDLERR, from the coding sequence ATGGGTTCCGAAGATGATGACGATGATAAAAAGTTCGACCGGAGAATCCTGATCGCCTCCATCTTCTTTTTCTTGACGGTGGCGTTTCTCAtgttttttctccatttttacTTCAAATATCTCTCAAGACGCCGAGAAGTTAGACGCCGCGCCGCCCTTAATCGCCTAATTAACAGGCAAATTGCACCGGATGTGACTGATTTAAACTCCAGCAACGAACCGCCAAAGACAGGGCTCGAACCGACGGTCATAGACTCACTTCCGGCGTTCAAATTTAAAGCGGATCACAACCAGCTGCAAGACGGTGAAATCACGGAGTGCTCGGTTTGTTTAGGCACAATAGTTGAAGACGCCATGGTTAGAGTATTACCGAATTGTAAGCATATGTTTCATAATGATTGTATTGATGCTTGGTTTAGATCAAATGTTACTTGCCCGATATGTCGAACTGTGGCTGTGCCGACGGTGGAGCCGGCGGAGAAGAAGGTCGGTGACGGCGAGGTTCAACCATCGGCTCCACCGCTTGATGAAAATACGTCACAGAGTGGTGGCGGATCGGGATTCCTGTTTGGTTCGTTTCGATGGATGGTTGGTAGGGAGAGATCGTCGACGGTTCGTAGCTGCGAAGATGAAGTAATTGGCGACCAAGATCTTGAAAGACGCTGA